The Deltaproteobacteria bacterium genomic interval CAGAGCGCCAGCTTGTCGTACCGGCATTGGCGCGCAAAACGGATGCATTCGTCGACGAGGCGCTTTCCGATCCCCAGGCCGCGCGCCTGCGGCTCGACCAGCAGCAGCCGCAGCTTGGCGATGCGCTTCGAGCTCCGCACCAGGAACACGGAGCCAACACGCTCGCCGTCTTTCTCGGCGATCCAGCAGCGCTCACGGGCCAGATCGAATCGCTGCACGAACTCTCCGACGATCTGCGCCACCAGCGCTTCGAAGCGCTCGTCGTATCCCCATTCCTCCGAATAGAGGACGCCATGACGGTATACGACCCAGCCCATGTCGCCAGGGCGATGCGTCCGCAGGAGGTACGGCGAAGGCGACTTGGACTTTGGCTCGAGCACGCCCTCGATCGTCCGCATGGCCTGGAGCAGCCGCGTCGCGTCGGAGGGGGCGATGGCGCCGACCAGGCGGCGCACCTCGTCGTTCGACCGCGCATCCAGCGGCTCGAACGCTGTGCGACCCGAGCGGGTCAAGGAGAGCAGATGGCGGCGGCCGTCCTCTTTCGACGGCTTGCGCTGGATCCAGCCCCGCTTCTGGAAGCTCTGCAGGATCCGGCTCACGTAGCCGGCGTCGAGACCGAGCTCACCGCGCAGGTCGGTGGCGGTCGCATCTGTGCGGTGCGCGAGTTCGTAGAGCACGCGCGCCTCGGTGAGCGAGAGCGAGCTTTCCAGCAGGCCTTCCTGGAGGACGCCAATCTTGCGCGTGTAGAAGCGGTTGAACCGACGAACGGCTTGCACGCAATCGTCGAGAGCACTGGACTGGAGCTGCCGGACCATGGCCCGGAGTGTGGAGCCAATCAGTTGACTCTGTCAACCAGATGGTTGCCGGAGAATAGCTTATCGCGACGCCGTCGCCGAACGGCGGACGAGAGGCCTCGTTGCGCGCCGATGTCGCCGTGCGGGCCGGACCCGATGACGCGAGGCCTTGCGCGGCAATTTCGCCTTCACTGGCTGCGGTTTTTGCGGGGCAGCAGGTTCCGCGGACTGTTGCTCGAGCTCGCCGATCATCTCGCGGAGGATCTGGACCAACCGCTTCCGCTGCGCGCGGTCGCTCGCGCTCCAGGTCGTCTTGTCGGCGCGCTTGTGCGCAAGCTTGTACTTCATGCCCGCCATCTCGGTCGTATAGCTGTTGGCGTCGAGCTTGGTGACCACCTGGTGCGCGAGGATGTACCAGTTGTAAGCCGTGCCGAGGGGCGCACCCGAGCCTTCCGGCGCCCGTCCCTTCCGCCGCTTGACGACCGAATACTGGAACTCCCACTTGTCGGGCGTGACCTTTTTCTCCGCCCAGTCCCCGGCCTCGTACTTCCATTTGTGACCGCGGCCGATCTTCATGCCGGTATAGCGCTTGCCCTCATGCTCCTTGAACTGGTCGTAGGCTGTGTTCGGCATGCCCTAACCTAGGAACTATCGTAGCCTCCGCGCCATGCGGGCACTCATCTTCGATCTCGACGGCACCCTGGTCGATACGGTCTATCCGCACGTGGTCGCCTGGCAGCAGGCGCTGGAAGAAGCGGGGATGACCATCGACGGGTGGAAGATCCACCGGCGCATCGGAATGAGCGGTGGCCTGTTCACGCGCGCCGTCTCGCGCGAAGTGGGCCGGCCGCTCTCGGCGGCGCAAGCGGAGCGGCTGCAGGCGCGCCATGGCGAGATCTTCCGCTCCCTCGCGCAGACGCGGCGGCCGCTTCCCGGGGCCGCCCAACTGCTGCAACGGCTGCGCGAGGTGGGCGTTCCGCACGCGATCGCGACCTCTGGCCGCCATCCCGAGATCGACGCATCCCTCGAAGCGTTGTCCGTTCCGCAGACGACCGTCGTCGTCGACCGCGGTGACGTCGCGCGGGCCAAGCCGGAACCGGATCTGTTCGTGATGGCGGCGAAGCGGCTGTCGGTGCCGGCCGAGGAGTGCTACGTCGTCGGAGACGCGGTCTGGGATCTGCTCGCCGCACGGCGTGGGCGGATGTTCAGCGTGGGTCTGCTGACGGGCGGGTACGGCGCCGACGAGCTGCTGGCGGCCGGCGCCTACCGCGTCTATCGCGACGCCGCCGAGCTCGATGCCAGCCTGGATGAGCTCGGCGTTCTGCCCTGATGCACCACTCCGGGAATCGCGTCAGGAGCGCCGGCAGACGAGCCAGATCCCCAGCGCGCAAAACAGGCCGCCAGAGATGGCAACCAGGATCGGGATGACCTTGTTCCACCGACCGCGATCGATGCGCGCATCCGCGGGACGACCGGGATCGTAGAGCACGCGAACGGCCTCGCCCATTCGATGGGACGGCGGATTGGAAGCGACGGAATCCTTGAACCTGTACGTTCGCCCGTGGTCCTCGAACGCCACGATGGGCGCATAGGTGGTGGTATCGCCCGAGTCGTTTGCGACCATGTCGACCACGACGCCGGCGGCCGGTACGGCTCGCTCGAGGAAAGACTCGGTCTGCTTGCGGAGGTGACTCCCGAGAAGGACCAGGCCCACGCCGGAGAGAAGAAAAAATGGAATCGCAAAGCGGTTCGCCGCTTTCTGGTTCGCCACGGCGGTCCGCAAGGCGGCTGGGTCCGCCCACGGGATTTGTCCCTTGGTCGCGTCCGTAAAGATGCGTGCGCGAAGGAGCCTGGCCTTGTAATCCCTCCAGGCCGCGAGGGACAGGGGCTTGTCGCGGATCGCGCCGTGGAGCTTCCAGGCGCCACAGCTCACGACCACCACCGCTCCGGCAACGGAGAAGGTGCTGATCCGGAAGATGGCGAAGAAGATGACGCACGACGCGAGCCCCATGAGAACGACGACGGCTCCGAGAATGTATGAGAGCGGCGACTTGATGACGGCCTTTTCCGGATCGTCTGGCTGAGCGAGCACGGTGACGGCGTCGCCGACGGAGTCGAGCGGCGACGAAGAGCCGACGGAGCCTTCGAGGTACCGGGTGGCGCCGTCGAGCCCCACGTATTGCGCCACCGCGTGGAAATACCTGGCAGCAGACGCGCCACCCTCCGCCGTCGAAAATCCGACCACTTCGCCACGCACCTCGCAGGCGCCACGCCGTGTGCGGACTTCAGCGGCAAGGACGAGCAACCCGAAGGCGATGAAAAGCAGCCCGACAAGTAAAAAGAGGATCTCCATGTCGCTCCCGCGGTCGCGGTGAGAGACATTGTCCGCCACGAGGGCCGATCGAGCCAGAAATCGGAGCTCGCGTTTACTGCTCCCGCGCCGCAGTCGTCGGGCGCGGCGTCTCCACCGCCGCCGTCGTGGGGATCGGAGCCAGGCTGCGCTCCTGCAGAGCGGCATCCAGCGCCTTCACCTCCGTCGCCGCGAGCTGATCGAAGTCGCGTTGGACGTCGTCCAGCTCCCGCCGCAAAGCGCCGATGCGCGCCTCCTGGTACTCCGCCGGCTTCCCTTCGTACCGCAGCAGCGCTCCGTACAGATAATCGGTGTGCTCGCGGATGCGCTCTTCGCCGGTGATCGCCCCGCCCTCCTTGGTGGTGACGATCTTCCTCCTCACCTCTTCGAGCTTCTCACGCACGGCCGCAAGCCGCGGCACCAGGGGGTCACCCTTCGCCAGCTTCCCCGTCCGTTCCGCCGTGCCCTTCTGCGCCGCGTCGATGCGATCGATCAGCGTGCTCATGTCGCCGAACAGCGCCACCACCTTGAGCGCCGCGTCGTAGTTCTTGCGCCGGTCATCGGGCGAGTAGGTGGCCCGCCGGTCGAGCGCGATCTCGATGCGCGACTCCACGGCCTTGTCGCCTTTGCGCAGCCGCACGGTGTACGTCCCGGGCATCACGCGAGGACCGCGAGAGCCCCAGTTCGTCACCGTCGCCGCGCGGGGGACGCGGGGCGGCTTGTGCTGCATCGTCCACGTCACCCGGTTGAGGCCCCGCCGCGTGCTCGCCGGGATGGCATCGACGAGCTTCCCCTGGCCGTCCAGCACTTCCAGCTCGATCGGCCCATAGAGGTGCCGCGCCCGCTGGTAGTAGGTGATGAGGGCGCCGCTCGGCGGGTTCTCGCCGATGAACGTGGCGTCGCCCTCCGACCAGCCGCCGCCCGCGAACAGGCGCTGCTGCGATGGACGTCCGGAAACGAACGCCACGTCCTTCGCCAGCACGTCGTTCGAGAGCGCGCGCAACGGCGTCAGGTCGTCGACGATCCAGATGCCGCGTCCGTGCGTCGCCAGCACCAGATCGCCGTCGCGGGGATGGATCTGGAGATCGCGCACCGCCACGCGCGGGAACTCGCCGCCGCGGAACTCCGCCCAGTTCCTGCCTCCGTCCACGGAGATGAAGAGTCCCAGCTCGGTTCCGAGGAAGAGCAGGTCCTTCTTCAGCGTGTCCTCCTTGATCACGTGCGCATAACCGCGCAAGGGAGCGGAGGGACCGCCGATGCGCATCCATGTCTTCCCGAAGTCCTGCGTGCGGTACACCCACGGCGTCATGTCCCCGAAGTTGTGCCGGTCGAACGCCGCGTACGCCGTTCCCGGCTCGAAGCGGCTCGCCTCGACCCACGAGACCCAGCTCGCTTTCGGCAAGCCGGAGACGTTTCCGGCGACGTTGGTCCAGTGCCCTCCCCCGTCCCGGGTGAGCTGGACGTTGCCGTCGTCGGTGCCGACCCAGATGGTGTTCGCGTCGCGCGGGGACTCGCTGATCACGGTGATGGTCGTGTGGGCCTCCGCCGAGGAGTTGTCGACGGTGATGCCGCCCGACTCTTCCTGGCGCTGCTTCTCCGGATCGTTGGTGGTGAGATCGGGCGAGATGCGCTCCCACGTGTCGCCGCGATCCCTGGAACGGAAGAGGAACTGCGCCGCGATGTAGACGACGCCCTTCTGCGTCGGGCTCGCGGCGATGGGCGCGTTCCAGTTGAAGCGCAGCTTCTCCTTGTACAAGGCCTTCGGCTGCACGTCGCGCGACGACATCGTCCGGCGATCGACGCGCCCGATGAAGCCGCCCTGCGATTCGACGTAGACCGCCTCCGGATCGGAGGTATCGGGCACTGCCCAGAATCCGTCACCGCCGTAGAGGTTCTCCCAGCGCCGGTTGCTGACTCCGCCGCCGTAGGCGGAGTCGCCCACCCAGGTACTGTTGTCCTGCAGCCCGCCGTAGACGTGGTAGGGGTCCGCTCCGTCGAGAGCCACGTGATAGAACTGCGAGATCGGAAGGTTCTCCTGCTTCCACCACCGGTTCCCGCCGTCGAAGGACTGCCAGAGCCCGCCGTCGTCGCCGCCGATGACGTGCTTCGGATTCTGCGGGTCGATCCAGAGATCGTGCCAGTCGCCGTGCGATCCTCCGCTGGCGTCGGAGAAGCTGCGACCCCCGTCCTCGCTGACGATCAGGTTGAGGTTCGTCTTGAAGAGGCGGTCGGGATTGGTGGGATCGACGACCAGCCGCGCGAAGTAGAAGGGCCGCCAGACCATGGACTGACTGCGATCGAGCGCAGCCCACTTGGTGCCGCCGTCGTCGGAGCGGTAGAGCGCGGAATGCTCGGATTCGATGAACGCGTAGACGCGCTTCGGTGACGAGGGCGCGATGACGACCTCCACCCGCCCCCAAGGATGGGGCGGCAGCCCGTTGCCGTCGATGGTCTTCCAGGACCTGCCGCCGTCGGCGGTGCGGAGAAGTGCGCTGCCGCTCGGCGCGTTCGGCCCGTCTCCTCCCGAGCGGAACGTCCAGCCCTTGCGGCGGAAGTCCCAGGTGCCGGCGAAGAGCACGTCCGGATTCTGCGGATCCAACGTCAGGCTCGAGCAGCCCGTCGAGGCGTTTCCCACGTAGCTGAGGATGAGGGACCAGGTCTTGCCGCCGTCGGTGGTTCGGTAGACGCCGCGCTCCTTGCTGTCGCTCCAGAGCTTTCCCGTGACGCACGCATAGACGACGTTGGAGCTTTTGGGATGCACCACGATCCGCGCGATCCGCTCGGATTCGGCCAGCCCCATGTGCGCCCAGGTCTCGCCCGCATCGGTGGACTTGTAGATGCCGTCGCCGATGGAGACGGAGTTGCGCGTCCAGGTCTCCCCGGTACCGACCCACACCGTGCGCGGGTCCCGCGGATCGATG includes:
- a CDS encoding MarR family transcriptional regulator → MVRQLQSSALDDCVQAVRRFNRFYTRKIGVLQEGLLESSLSLTEARVLYELAHRTDATATDLRGELGLDAGYVSRILQSFQKRGWIQRKPSKEDGRRHLLSLTRSGRTAFEPLDARSNDEVRRLVGAIAPSDATRLLQAMRTIEGVLEPKSKSPSPYLLRTHRPGDMGWVVYRHGVLYSEEWGYDERFEALVAQIVGEFVQRFDLARERCWIAEKDGERVGSVFLVRSSKRIAKLRLLLVEPQARGLGIGKRLVDECIRFARQCRYDKLALWTQSELKAARRIYEQAGFHLAGTERHQSWSRDDLVAETWELKLG
- a CDS encoding HAD family hydrolase, encoding MRALIFDLDGTLVDTVYPHVVAWQQALEEAGMTIDGWKIHRRIGMSGGLFTRAVSREVGRPLSAAQAERLQARHGEIFRSLAQTRRPLPGAAQLLQRLREVGVPHAIATSGRHPEIDASLEALSVPQTTVVVDRGDVARAKPEPDLFVMAAKRLSVPAEECYVVGDAVWDLLAARRGRMFSVGLLTGGYGADELLAAGAYRVYRDAAELDASLDELGVLP
- a CDS encoding DUF3592 domain-containing protein; its protein translation is MPLCRSAAWLRSPRRRRWRRRARRLRRGSSKRELRFLARSALVADNVSHRDRGSDMEILFLLVGLLFIAFGLLVLAAEVRTRRGACEVRGEVVGFSTAEGGASAARYFHAVAQYVGLDGATRYLEGSVGSSSPLDSVGDAVTVLAQPDDPEKAVIKSPLSYILGAVVVLMGLASCVIFFAIFRISTFSVAGAVVVVSCGAWKLHGAIRDKPLSLAAWRDYKARLLRARIFTDATKGQIPWADPAALRTAVANQKAANRFAIPFFLLSGVGLVLLGSHLRKQTESFLERAVPAAGVVVDMVANDSGDTTTYAPIVAFEDHGRTYRFKDSVASNPPSHRMGEAVRVLYDPGRPADARIDRGRWNKVIPILVAISGGLFCALGIWLVCRRS
- a CDS encoding sialidase yields the protein MAKVSFDEGVISGLDARNIGSATMSGRVSAVAAANVDGKTLVYVGAASGGVWKSQDGGTRFVPVFDKQPVQSIGAITIDPRDPRTVWVGTGETWTRNSVSIGDGIYKSTDAGETWAHMGLAESERIARIVVHPKSSNVVYACVTGKLWSDSKERGVYRTTDGGKTWSLILSYVGNASTGCSSLTLDPQNPDVLFAGTWDFRRKGWTFRSGGDGPNAPSGSALLRTADGGRSWKTIDGNGLPPHPWGRVEVVIAPSSPKRVYAFIESEHSALYRSDDGGTKWAALDRSQSMVWRPFYFARLVVDPTNPDRLFKTNLNLIVSEDGGRSFSDASGGSHGDWHDLWIDPQNPKHVIGGDDGGLWQSFDGGNRWWKQENLPISQFYHVALDGADPYHVYGGLQDNSTWVGDSAYGGGVSNRRWENLYGGDGFWAVPDTSDPEAVYVESQGGFIGRVDRRTMSSRDVQPKALYKEKLRFNWNAPIAASPTQKGVVYIAAQFLFRSRDRGDTWERISPDLTTNDPEKQRQEESGGITVDNSSAEAHTTITVISESPRDANTIWVGTDDGNVQLTRDGGGHWTNVAGNVSGLPKASWVSWVEASRFEPGTAYAAFDRHNFGDMTPWVYRTQDFGKTWMRIGGPSAPLRGYAHVIKEDTLKKDLLFLGTELGLFISVDGGRNWAEFRGGEFPRVAVRDLQIHPRDGDLVLATHGRGIWIVDDLTPLRALSNDVLAKDVAFVSGRPSQQRLFAGGGWSEGDATFIGENPPSGALITYYQRARHLYGPIELEVLDGQGKLVDAIPASTRRGLNRVTWTMQHKPPRVPRAATVTNWGSRGPRVMPGTYTVRLRKGDKAVESRIEIALDRRATYSPDDRRKNYDAALKVVALFGDMSTLIDRIDAAQKGTAERTGKLAKGDPLVPRLAAVREKLEEVRRKIVTTKEGGAITGEERIREHTDYLYGALLRYEGKPAEYQEARIGALRRELDDVQRDFDQLAATEVKALDAALQERSLAPIPTTAAVETPRPTTAAREQ